Genomic segment of Triticum aestivum cultivar Chinese Spring chromosome 6A, IWGSC CS RefSeq v2.1, whole genome shotgun sequence:
TACTAGTACTGCTCAGTACTGACTGCGGCGCTACAAGGCCAGTTGGCAGCAGCATCTCCACCTGCGCTGCCATTACCTCGGCAGCAAAGTTTGGAGCATACAAATTGCCGAGCGACAGGAACACTACTACCACAATAAGCATTCGCCTCCTACTTTACCACGCCACCACCCTCACTCACTCTCAGTCTGCCGAGCGAGCGCCGAGACGAGACAGCAGCACTACAAAACACAACGTCAGCTAGCTGCCGGCCGACTCATGCCGGAGAAGCCTCCGCCGCTCGGGCGCCGTCCGACGGCCGCGGCGAGCTGGGTCCGGTCCCTCCACTGCAAGTCCATGGCGGCTGACGACGTCGCGGCACTGCCAAAGAAGTCGCACCTCCTGCTCCGGTCGAGCTGCGCCAGCTCCGGCGACGCCCAAAGGGACGTCTCCTCGTGCAAGCCCAAGCTCAAGTCGAGCTCGAAGACTAGTTCGGCGACCAAGAAGCCCAAGGCGGCGAAGCCGACGTCCGtgccgccgtcgcctcctcccggcccgctcggcccgctgCCGGCGCTGACGGAGCTCCCGGCGGGGCACTCCTCGCGGCAGGTGGTCGAGATCATCTTTCTCTCGTCGTGGTCTCCTCTCCCGCCGGCGCCGGCCGGCGCTGCGGGCGGCGCGTTCGCGGGGGAGGTGGAGATGCTGTTCCGCGTCCACAACCAGGCGCGCGCCGTGGCGCGCTTCGAGGACTACCGCGCCGCCGTGcgcgcgcgggccggcggcgcctCCCGCAGCGCCGCCGACGGCAACGAGATGATGCGCTTCTCCCCGGCCCCGCCGCACGGGTGCTCCTCCTCCTCGGACAGCGCGTCCCTGCGCGTCGTCCGGACcttcgacggcagcggcggcgcgcaCGCCAGCGGGCGCGGGCCGGAGACCGGCCGGCGGGCCATGTTCCTGTGCAGGGTGATCGCCGGGCGGGTGGCGGAGGGGCCATGCTCCGAGGCCGCCGCCAAGGAGTACGACTCCGTCCGCGGCGGCAAGGGCGAGCTGGTGGTGTTCGACCGGCGGGCCGTGCTCCCATGCTTCCTCATCATCTACAAGCTGTAAATAAACAATGCCCACTCCAGTACCCTCTGCCGCTAATATTGATTTTGGCACTCACTCCCGTGTTAACGATTAGCTCTGCATGCATATAGTTCTTGCTAAATCCCCGTCGATCCGATCACACACCGAGTTGGAGCCGTTAGCGGTTTAAGGCATGTACAGTTGATGTACCACCCTGCACTTGGTGCACCTGTAGTGCTGTACTGTGCAAGTGTGTGTATGCTCGCGTTGCGTCCGGGCGCGGGTACGTGCAGTGGGCCACTGTGGCAGTGGCACTGTGGTTGGTTTATTCCCGGGAGTTGTCGTGTTCGATGGGGAGGGGGAGGCTTTTGAGGCTTTCGTCTTGAGGCAAGACAAAGGGAATGGAACGGCCGGCGTCGCATCGTATCAGTGTCCTCAGAAGGGAGCGCGTGTCTGGGACTGGGAATGGGACGCCGTGCCGCTGAACGGGGAAGGGGATGGACCGATGCACGGCTGATCGGCCTGTGAGTGTGAGCCGGGGCAGGCGCGTTAAAGAGGAGGAGGCGTTTGCGTTTGGCACTGCTCGTCTTGTCTTCAATTCAGGCGTCTCTGTTGGCCACGTGATGTCTCTACTCGCTCCTGCCTGCAGCTACATGCGTGAATGCACGGATGGAGCAGCGGCCTACTACGAGAACGGCTTTTCATGCCTTGGTCACGGTAAGAGCATCTAGCCGACCTAGCTATTCCGGCCCCGTGTGACTAAAAAAAAATATGAACAACGCTAATGCTCATACATGTGGTGAGAGCGATATCCGCCCACACGTTTTATAACACAGACTGCGTCATGTCACCGCATATATACATGtgagaatatttttgaatttttaaaatattttatcttttaaatgaaaaatctgattgaagatccgtttttcCTCGTGacaagatcttcgaaactagatctcatatcaatatattttaaCGAATTTTTTATTATTAAAAGTTGctatgtctattgcatatgaattgccatagTGTTTATACAGAAGTTGCCATAGTatatttcagctattttcttctatgtTTAGAAGTAAATTCTGACATTTATAAAACCGGGAATTATTAAACTAGACTTGCAATGAATcataaactaaaattgtcatgatacatgcacttaaaattgccatggttcatacaaaaaataatttttatagtcaaagtactggagttgccatcatcaaaatactaaaattgccatgctctacaaactgaaattgccacatgacaactttagtttaagcaccatggcaactacagtgtaaacatcatggtaacttttaggaaaaaaatcgtcgaaacatatcaacaaggggtctagttttaaagatctcgtcgagacggatttaatggtgaaagcggatctttaatttaattttttacttaacagataaaatatttttaagccgaaatcaaaaaaattcctactgaTGTCATCTGATCAcgtgtggcaaaatgagtggtaaaAAAGGCGTGTAGACGATGTGCAAAATGCCACAtatgtgggcgttagtttttttccaaaaaaaaattctgGCACACACATCCAGACCTTGCTAATCCGGCCTAAACGTCCGCGAACACGATTGGTGAGAGCAACTCCAATGAGGCGACCtatttcgtccgccgccgtccgtttgggttggcACGGACAAAAGAGAAGGCCCAACACGGCGACCCAAATTCAAATGGAGTTcgcttcgcgtccgcgccgacgcatttgcggcctAAATTTGAGCCTCAAATACGTCGGCGCGGACGCGGAACGGACGCCGCGCGCGCCTTCTCGGTGTCCGCCGCGGCCCCACCCGGCGGTCGTCCAACCGCCCGCCACCTGCCTGGTCAGCTTAATTTATTAccttgggcccacacgtcagcgacgacggtcgtccttttttaagccgatCGTGCGGCAGGGCCGTCGTCATCCATCCAGCCCCCGTCCCCATCTAGTCACGctcgctcccccgtcgccggcaaaccctaCCCAACCCTAGCCACCCCAGCCGTGCCAAATGGGGCTCTTCTCCGGCGCCGGCAGAAACAGTAAGGCCAAGGGCAAGTCGCCCACCATCCCCTTTCCCCCGGAGTTTCTCCCGCCTCCGCCGACGCCAGCTCGCCGATCGAGGCATCGCATCAATGTGCCGGTGCACAAGGCGGAGTGGCACTGGTATCACCGCGTGCCTTTCCCGTACCCTGATGCCATCCTGCCGCACAACTGGCACCTAGATCCGGAGAAGATCCCGGTGCAGGCGGCCCCGCGGTCGGCCAGGGCGCACGAGGAGAAGGTGCAGCGCCGGCGGGTGCtcctgacgccggagcagcgccgcgactCCGCCTATGCCTCCGACTCGCCCAACTTAGGCGCGCTGgatcgccttcgagcacgaggaggcgaggcgacgcgacGTCCGCGAGGTCGACCGCACCGTGCCACCGCCCCCGCTCGTtgtccgcgaggaggaccaggcggcggaGACCGCCTACCAGGTTGCCCTTGCGGGGGTctaccgggagagcgaggaggacgagcggcgcagggcggcggcggcagaggaagaggaggcggcatacgaggcggccatggcgcaggccatggccctctccgcggcaggcgactgcgtcctgccgccgCCCCCTATGAAAGTCGAGCCGGAgcccatcgagcgctactcctggacgggagtagtgcgcgagtgggtcagcGCGCCGCCGGTCTGGGTGGGGGCGACGCCGGCGCAGGAGGCAGCGTACCTCAAGCACTGGCGTGACGTCCGGCTAGCCGAGGAGCACCGCGACGgcgagtacctcgagatgctcgagcgcgacgccGAGGCCGAGGAGGATGCGCGCCAGGCCGCGGCGGCACAGGCGGCTGCACAGCCCGCGCCAGTGCCGGCACAGCCCACGCCAGACATGAACGCCCTCTGGAACTCGGCGTTCTCCTGGACCGGCCctgcgccgacgctcatcgacctcatggaccccgaggacgacgacgacgacggctagGGCAGCACGCCGCCTCAtagtttagtttatttttagttttcGTTAATGTTAACGTGGACacgtggactctcgccggccttcgtggcTGGCTTTAATGTATAATTATTGCATGTTTTTTTTCTCTCGCGTCGTCAAAAATGGGTCGAGCCAGCGTTGGGCGCATGCGCTGACCCAAACACGAAAGCGAACGTTCGTATCCACCTGTCCGATCCAAACGAATAAAAAGCGAACAAAATCGCCGTCCATTTGAGT
This window contains:
- the LOC123130752 gene encoding uncharacterized protein, whose translation is MPEKPPPLGRRPTAAASWVRSLHCKSMAADDVAALPKKSHLLLRSSCASSGDAQRDVSSCKPKLKSSSKTSSATKKPKAAKPTSVPPSPPPGPLGPLPALTELPAGHSSRQVVEIIFLSSWSPLPPAPAGAAGGAFAGEVEMLFRVHNQARAVARFEDYRAAVRARAGGASRSAADGNEMMRFSPAPPHGCSSSSDSASLRVVRTFDGSGGAHASGRGPETGRRAMFLCRVIAGRVAEGPCSEAAAKEYDSVRGGKGELVVFDRRAVLPCFLIIYKL